The following are encoded together in the Streptomyces flavofungini genome:
- the murJ gene encoding murein biosynthesis integral membrane protein MurJ — translation MTTLPGTEAGAETGAGAVEPGPEPRTAAPPAADPGNAFLAKAAVVTAVLTVAGSLLGLVRDQVLAHFFGAGSATDAFLVAWTVPEMAATLLIEDGLAFFLVPAFSLALARRAAAGGAGPGPDPVRALVAASLPRMTLWFVGGCLALIAAAPLLVAALAPGLPDPGLAVDCTRLTATCALSFGLAGYCSAALRAHQRFAAPAAVYVVYNTVIIAALFLLAAPLGVRAAATGVALGGVLMVVVQAPFLWRELRLRGGAAGRVPRGEQAVRLETAVIWTVLLFALCRQSQVLIERFLASSLPAGAISHLNYAQKVAQMPMVLSLMLCTVTFPVVARALAAGETERARDRVERDLVLAGCVVLYGAAAIVAVAPDLVHLLFQRGAFTAADTEATAAVMRVYALGLLGHTLVGALARAHFSVGRATWAPLAAMGIGLLTTAGIGFLTVGTWGVYGIAGANAAGICVTAVLLLHALGPRALPLRTRAVAAQLGRLTLAAASSAALGAWCAHHVGPPVAAVVTGGLVVGVSFLAVGWGLRVPALRAATARLSTPCSATRKRRHDS, via the coding sequence ATGACGACGTTGCCCGGCACGGAGGCGGGGGCGGAGACGGGGGCCGGGGCGGTCGAGCCGGGCCCCGAGCCTCGTACAGCCGCACCCCCCGCCGCCGACCCCGGCAACGCCTTCCTCGCCAAGGCCGCCGTCGTGACCGCCGTCCTGACCGTCGCCGGGTCCCTCCTCGGGCTGGTGCGCGATCAGGTGCTGGCGCACTTCTTCGGGGCCGGGAGCGCGACCGACGCGTTCCTGGTGGCCTGGACCGTGCCGGAGATGGCGGCGACGCTGCTCATCGAGGACGGGCTCGCGTTCTTCCTGGTGCCCGCGTTCAGCCTGGCGCTCGCGCGGCGCGCGGCGGCCGGCGGGGCCGGTCCCGGGCCCGATCCGGTACGCGCCCTGGTCGCCGCTTCCCTGCCGAGAATGACCCTGTGGTTCGTGGGCGGGTGCCTCGCGCTCATCGCCGCGGCCCCGCTCCTGGTGGCCGCGCTCGCGCCGGGCCTGCCGGACCCCGGGCTCGCCGTCGACTGCACCCGGCTGACCGCGACCTGTGCCCTGAGCTTCGGGCTCGCCGGTTACTGCAGCGCCGCCCTCCGCGCCCACCAGCGCTTCGCCGCGCCCGCCGCCGTGTACGTGGTCTACAACACCGTCATCATCGCCGCCCTGTTCCTGCTGGCCGCGCCGCTCGGCGTGCGCGCGGCCGCGACGGGGGTGGCGCTCGGCGGCGTCCTGATGGTCGTCGTACAGGCGCCTTTCCTGTGGCGGGAGTTGCGGCTGCGGGGCGGGGCTGCGGGGCGGGTCCCGCGGGGGGAGCAGGCCGTACGTCTGGAGACGGCCGTCATCTGGACCGTGCTGCTGTTCGCGCTGTGCCGTCAGTCGCAGGTGCTCATCGAGCGCTTCCTCGCGTCCTCGCTGCCCGCGGGGGCGATCTCGCACCTGAACTACGCGCAGAAGGTCGCGCAGATGCCGATGGTCCTGTCGCTGATGCTGTGCACGGTCACCTTCCCCGTGGTCGCGCGGGCCCTGGCCGCGGGCGAGACGGAGCGGGCGCGGGACCGGGTCGAGCGGGACCTGGTGCTCGCCGGGTGCGTGGTGCTCTACGGCGCCGCGGCGATCGTCGCCGTCGCGCCCGACCTGGTCCACCTCCTCTTCCAGCGCGGCGCGTTCACGGCGGCGGACACCGAGGCGACGGCCGCCGTCATGCGGGTGTACGCCCTCGGCCTGCTCGGCCACACGCTGGTGGGCGCCCTCGCCCGCGCCCACTTCTCCGTCGGCAGGGCCACCTGGGCGCCGCTGGCCGCGATGGGCATCGGCCTCCTCACGACGGCCGGGATCGGCTTCCTGACCGTGGGCACGTGGGGCGTGTACGGCATCGCGGGCGCCAACGCGGCCGGGATCTGCGTCACGGCGGTGCTCCTGCTGCACGCACTCGGCCCGCGCGCCCTCCCCCTGCGCACCCGCGCCGTCGCCGCCCAACTGGGCCGACTCACCCTCGCGGCCGCGTCCTCGGCGGCCCTGGGTGCCTGGTGCGCCCACCACGTCGGCCCGCCGGTGGCCGCGGTGGTGACGGGCGGCCTGGTGGTGGGGGTGTCGTTCCTGGCGGTCGGGTGGGGGCTCCGCGTACCGGCTCTGCGCGCCGCGACCGCGCGCCTCAGCACCCCCTGCTCCGCCACACGAAAGCGACGCCATGACAGCTGA
- a CDS encoding polysaccharide deacetylase family protein encodes MYHSVADSTDDPYNITVSPDRLDAQLAWLAHRGLRGVSMERLLEACRHGRGHGLVGLTFDDGYADFLDHAVPLLHRHDCTATVFVLPGRLGGDNAWDPLGPRKPLLDADGIRAAAEQGMEVASHSLTHVDLTRADDRALRREVADSRSVLADLTGRDVRGFCYPYGYADPRVLSAVRAAGYAYACAIAPGDLAGPLALPRVHIGQNDTALRLRLKQVTGGPRGRTLRPDHIPLPAAVTT; translated from the coding sequence ATGTACCACTCCGTGGCCGACTCCACCGACGACCCGTACAACATCACCGTCTCCCCCGACCGCCTCGACGCCCAGTTGGCCTGGCTGGCCCACCGCGGTCTGCGCGGCGTCTCGATGGAGCGCCTCCTGGAGGCGTGCCGCCACGGGCGGGGGCACGGCCTCGTGGGGCTCACCTTCGACGACGGCTACGCCGACTTCCTCGACCACGCCGTGCCCCTGCTGCACCGCCACGACTGCACCGCCACCGTCTTCGTCCTGCCGGGCAGGCTCGGCGGCGACAACGCCTGGGACCCGCTGGGCCCGCGCAAGCCCCTCCTCGACGCCGACGGCATCAGGGCCGCCGCGGAGCAGGGCATGGAGGTCGCCTCGCACAGCCTGACGCACGTCGACCTCACCCGGGCCGACGACCGCGCCCTGCGCCGCGAGGTCGCGGACAGCCGGTCCGTCCTGGCCGACCTGACGGGCCGCGACGTACGGGGATTCTGCTATCCGTACGGCTACGCGGACCCCCGCGTCCTGAGCGCCGTGCGCGCCGCCGGGTACGCGTACGCCTGCGCCATCGCCCCCGGCGACCTCGCCGGACCGCTCGCCCTGCCCCGCGTCCACATCGGGCAGAACGACACCGCCCTGCGGCTGCGCCTGAAGCAGGTCACCGGCGGGCCGCGCGGCCGCACCCTGCGCCCGGACCACATCCCGCTCCCGGCGGCGGTGACCACGTGA
- a CDS encoding glycosyltransferase yields MRVLHIITGLGMGGAEQQLRLLLRHVPATCDVLTLTNAGSVARGITADGTRVTDLAMAGNRDVAALPRLVRLIRAGRYDVVHTHLYRACLYGRIAARVAGVRAIVATEHSLGDSQMEGRPLTSGVRALYLAGERLGRMTVAVSPAVGARLNRWGVPWQRIRVVPNGIDADRFRFDPAARAAARERLGLPADAFVIGGVGRLTEGKRFDVLLRAAAQLPSDVRVLLVGSGPQEAELRRLAGRLGLAERVRFAGETGHEDSGDGGAEHAATQLPSLLSAMDTLASPSPEEAFGLALVEGLASGLPVLYASCPAIEGLPAHERTSSAYCASDPDSFAQVLYGLRRSGPPPQRTAPAAVRHYDITRSAGRLMDVYASVLTGPNQEVNSP; encoded by the coding sequence GTGAGGGTCCTGCACATCATCACCGGGCTCGGCATGGGCGGCGCCGAGCAGCAACTGCGCCTGCTGCTCCGCCACGTACCGGCCACCTGCGACGTCCTCACCCTCACCAACGCGGGCAGCGTCGCCCGCGGCATCACCGCCGACGGCACCCGCGTCACCGACCTCGCCATGGCGGGCAACCGGGACGTGGCCGCGCTGCCCCGCCTGGTCCGCCTGATCCGCGCGGGCCGCTACGACGTCGTCCACACCCACCTCTACCGCGCCTGCCTGTACGGGCGGATCGCGGCCCGGGTCGCCGGGGTGCGCGCCATCGTGGCCACCGAACACTCCCTGGGCGACTCGCAGATGGAGGGGCGCCCGCTGACGTCCGGCGTGCGCGCGCTGTACCTCGCCGGGGAGCGGCTCGGCCGGATGACCGTCGCCGTGTCCCCGGCCGTCGGCGCCCGCCTCAACCGGTGGGGCGTGCCCTGGCAGCGCATCCGGGTGGTGCCCAACGGCATCGACGCCGACCGCTTCCGCTTCGACCCGGCCGCCCGCGCGGCCGCGCGCGAGCGCCTCGGCCTGCCCGCGGACGCGTTCGTCATCGGCGGCGTCGGCCGCCTCACCGAGGGCAAGCGCTTCGACGTCCTGCTGCGGGCGGCCGCCCAACTCCCGTCCGACGTACGGGTCCTGCTCGTCGGATCCGGCCCGCAGGAAGCGGAGCTGCGCCGTCTCGCCGGGCGGCTCGGCCTCGCGGAGCGGGTGCGGTTCGCGGGCGAGACCGGGCACGAGGACAGTGGTGACGGCGGCGCGGAGCACGCGGCCACGCAACTGCCGTCGCTGCTCTCGGCCATGGACACGCTGGCGTCCCCGTCCCCGGAGGAGGCCTTCGGCCTCGCCCTCGTGGAGGGCCTGGCCAGCGGCCTTCCCGTCCTGTACGCGTCCTGCCCCGCCATCGAGGGCCTGCCCGCGCACGAGCGCACCAGCTCCGCGTACTGCGCGAGCGACCCCGACTCCTTCGCTCAGGTCCTGTACGGCCTGCGCAGGTCGGGACCACCGCCGCAGCGCACGGCTCCCGCCGCGGTGCGGCACTACGACATCACCCGCAGCGCCGGTCGCCTGATGGACGTCTACGCGTCCGTCCTGACCGGCCCGAACCAGGAGGTGAACTCTCCATGA
- a CDS encoding lipopolysaccharide biosynthesis protein, giving the protein MSAPSSAPSDTTTARTESSATSGSTSASTSGNTSGGTGGTGADTPPPAGLRTRLAPLARLPRWSVLPACAALGALAGGTYGLLQTPEYTATSYVVAVPGAKADPATALGFAQAYGRVATQLAVLGDAQVAAGISPTELQDRVKVATSPDAPMIAVSASADRPGDAATLANAVSRALTASAGHTKDSTRVKLLPFSRAVAPAAPSSLSASVTALVGLCAGGLLGGLGLLVRPRAAAGALPGGAVPGPASAEDRGGA; this is encoded by the coding sequence ATGAGCGCCCCTTCGAGCGCCCCTTCGGACACGACCACGGCCCGCACCGAGTCGAGCGCCACGTCCGGCAGTACGTCCGCCAGTACGTCCGGCAACACGTCCGGCGGCACGGGCGGCACCGGTGCCGACACCCCGCCCCCGGCCGGCCTGCGCACCCGCCTCGCTCCCCTGGCCCGCCTCCCGCGCTGGTCCGTCCTGCCGGCCTGCGCGGCCCTCGGCGCCCTCGCGGGCGGCACGTACGGGCTGCTCCAGACCCCGGAGTACACCGCCACCAGCTATGTCGTCGCCGTGCCCGGCGCCAAGGCCGACCCGGCCACCGCCCTCGGCTTCGCGCAGGCCTACGGCAGGGTCGCCACCCAGCTCGCCGTCCTCGGGGACGCCCAGGTCGCCGCGGGCATCTCGCCGACCGAACTGCAGGACCGGGTCAAGGTGGCGACCTCGCCCGACGCCCCGATGATCGCGGTGTCCGCGTCGGCCGACCGGCCGGGCGACGCCGCCACCCTCGCGAACGCGGTGTCCCGCGCGCTCACCGCGAGCGCCGGCCACACCAAGGACAGCACCCGCGTCAAGCTCCTGCCGTTCTCCCGCGCCGTCGCGCCCGCCGCGCCCTCCTCGCTGTCCGCCTCGGTGACCGCCCTGGTCGGCCTGTGCGCGGGCGGCCTGCTCGGCGGCCTCGGCCTCCTGGTGCGACCCCGCGCCGCCGCCGGGGCGCTGCCCGGCGGCGCCGTGCCGGGGCCCGCGTCCGCCGAGGACCGGGGCGGCGCGTGA
- a CDS encoding GNAT family N-acetyltransferase, with protein sequence MTTATRSGLTTGLCVDEAEFASLAGPWRRLYEKCEEATPFQSHAWLASWWQSYGRPGRLRVLLVRDGGELVAAAPLMRVYRPVPALRPLGGAISDFADVLLAADCRERAADALAEGLRGLARGALIDFREARPGACVEGVYERWRGPRRALTDSPCLELPPLPVDELLKRLPTATAKRARAKLRKLTALGVQARVVPAEEVETSLVTLLRLHQLQWQGRGVTPEHLRPRFREHLLRSVPPMVAAGDAVVTEFRVDGEVLATDLTLLSAQLAGGYLYGVHPSLRARKVDVATMMLDACTRHTAGAHPRTLSLLRGDEPYKHHWRPDPAPNRRFLLADARTAPFLVAAAGEAAAREWARGVRRERKLRRERRERQQRHTSAERPGGGTSP encoded by the coding sequence GTGACGACGGCGACCCGGTCCGGGCTCACCACCGGACTCTGCGTGGACGAGGCCGAGTTCGCTTCCCTGGCCGGGCCCTGGCGGCGGCTCTACGAGAAGTGCGAGGAGGCGACGCCGTTCCAGAGCCACGCGTGGCTGGCCTCGTGGTGGCAGTCGTACGGCCGTCCCGGGCGGCTGCGGGTGCTCCTGGTGCGCGACGGCGGCGAACTGGTCGCGGCGGCGCCGCTGATGCGGGTGTACCGGCCCGTCCCCGCGCTGCGGCCGCTCGGCGGCGCCATCTCGGACTTCGCGGACGTCCTGCTCGCCGCCGACTGCCGCGAGCGCGCGGCGGACGCGCTGGCCGAGGGGTTGCGCGGGCTCGCCCGCGGCGCGCTGATCGACTTCCGCGAGGCCCGGCCCGGCGCCTGTGTCGAGGGCGTGTACGAGCGCTGGCGCGGCCCACGCCGCGCGCTCACCGACTCCCCCTGCCTCGAACTGCCGCCGCTGCCCGTCGACGAGCTCCTGAAGCGGCTGCCCACGGCGACGGCCAAGCGCGCCCGCGCCAAACTGCGCAAGCTGACGGCGCTCGGCGTGCAGGCCCGGGTCGTACCCGCCGAGGAGGTGGAGACCTCCCTCGTCACCCTGCTGCGGCTGCACCAACTCCAGTGGCAGGGGCGCGGGGTGACGCCCGAACACCTCCGGCCGCGCTTCCGCGAGCACCTTCTGCGCTCCGTACCCCCCATGGTGGCGGCGGGCGACGCGGTGGTCACGGAGTTCCGCGTGGACGGGGAGGTGCTCGCCACCGACCTCACCCTGCTGTCCGCGCAGCTCGCGGGCGGCTACCTCTACGGCGTCCATCCGAGTCTGCGCGCGCGCAAGGTCGACGTGGCCACGATGATGCTCGACGCCTGCACCCGGCACACCGCTGGCGCTCACCCGCGCACCCTGTCCCTGCTGCGCGGCGACGAACCGTACAAACACCACTGGCGCCCCGACCCGGCCCCCAACCGCCGCTTCCTGCTCGCCGACGCCCGCACGGCCCCGTTCCTCGTGGCGGCCGCGGGAGAGGCGGCGGCGCGGGAGTGGGCGCGGGGCGTGCGCCGGGAGCGGAAACTGCGCCGGGAGCGACGGGAGCGGCAGCAGCGACACACGAGCGCTGAGCGGCCCGGTGGCGGAACTTCCCCGTAA
- a CDS encoding glycoside hydrolase family 26 protein — translation MNPRRSRRSKGQGRRGKRLAFIAAGVIASTAVVAVPGHTAGKAPAAEPTPAPAQSPAQDPAQTPAPAQSPAPTGSPTPTGSPAPEAPEQPAIGAYLDYGPLGVDRMTELSKWLDGTELRVGHTYLPGDRWSNIEGAPRFLESWAQWRKAKDDRMFVLNVPMLERNEDRLGDWQVRAMLRQGASGLFDEHFRVLAKRLVDLGVPDTVIVLGWEMNGTTYTHRCGPDPESWKTYWKRIVTTMRSVPGQKFKFDFTPNRGRDAIPWTDCYPGDDVVDIIGLDSYDQPSGVTFDQQVTEEYGLQHHVDFAKAHKKPISYPEWGLFRNGDNDEYMRRMLKWMDEHKPLYNTVTDYCPHGVWQCKDNPRSTKVYREALSGLPVNPTPKPTEPTAPVRPPHCAPLDLGDWVEYWLGGKLCLRFDWWERKERPRA, via the coding sequence ATGAACCCACGGCGTAGCCGACGCAGCAAGGGACAGGGGCGGCGCGGAAAACGGCTGGCCTTCATCGCTGCCGGAGTGATCGCGTCGACGGCTGTGGTCGCCGTGCCCGGACACACCGCCGGGAAGGCGCCCGCAGCGGAACCGACGCCCGCGCCCGCGCAGAGCCCGGCCCAGGACCCGGCGCAGACCCCGGCCCCCGCGCAGAGCCCGGCCCCCACCGGAAGCCCCACCCCCACCGGAAGCCCCGCGCCCGAGGCCCCCGAGCAGCCCGCCATCGGCGCCTACCTCGACTACGGCCCCCTCGGCGTCGACCGCATGACCGAGCTGAGCAAGTGGCTGGACGGGACCGAGCTGCGGGTCGGGCACACGTACCTGCCCGGCGACCGGTGGAGCAACATCGAGGGCGCGCCGCGCTTCCTGGAGAGCTGGGCGCAGTGGCGCAAGGCCAAGGACGACCGGATGTTCGTCCTGAACGTGCCGATGCTGGAGCGCAACGAGGACCGCCTCGGCGACTGGCAGGTGCGCGCGATGCTGCGCCAGGGCGCGTCCGGGCTCTTCGACGAGCACTTCCGCGTCCTCGCGAAGCGGCTCGTCGACCTCGGGGTGCCGGACACGGTGATCGTGCTCGGCTGGGAGATGAACGGCACCACGTACACCCATCGTTGCGGTCCGGATCCGGAATCCTGGAAGACGTACTGGAAACGAATCGTCACCACGATGCGTTCGGTGCCGGGGCAGAAATTCAAGTTCGATTTCACCCCGAATCGCGGTCGGGACGCCATTCCGTGGACCGATTGCTATCCCGGTGACGATGTGGTCGACATCATCGGCCTCGATTCGTACGATCAGCCCAGCGGTGTGACGTTCGACCAGCAGGTGACGGAGGAGTACGGGCTCCAGCACCACGTGGATTTCGCGAAGGCCCACAAGAAGCCCATCTCGTATCCGGAATGGGGCCTCTTCCGCAACGGCGACAACGACGAGTACATGCGCCGGATGCTGAAGTGGATGGACGAGCACAAGCCGCTGTACAACACGGTCACGGACTACTGCCCGCACGGTGTGTGGCAGTGCAAGGACAACCCCAGGTCCACGAAGGTGTACCGCGAGGCGCTCTCCGGCCTGCCGGTGAACCCGACGCCGAAGCCGACCGAACCGACCGCTCCGGTGCGGCCGCCGCACTGCGCGCCGCTGGACCTCGGCGACTGGGTCGAGTACTGGCTCGGCGGGAAGCTGTGCCTGCGCTTCGACTGGTGGGAGCGCAAGGAGCGGCCGCGCGCCTGA
- a CDS encoding carboxylate--amine ligase, translating into MHSLDTRVPAVLLRIDRNPFHHGTLGAVRSLGRDGVEVHLVADDEHTPVARSRHLHRMHPPPAPAATPEDVRAVLLRVAARVGRPAVLIPLDDAGALAVDAVRDALADRYLLPRPAPGLPGRLADKAALAALCARLGVAHPPTVAPTTPADAAGTVTALGAPVVAKWSRPWLLPRDSGLRSAVLVRSPREAADLHARTATAGSRLLLQAYLPGGPDADWFVHGYVGRDGEVFGGGTGRKLRARPRAAGLTAVGEWADDAGLWALARRLLAGLGYRGVFDLDFRRDARTGTYHLLDFNPRPGAQFRLFADGSGTDVVRAAHLDLTHRPVPAAAPLPGRAFVVENYAPLTALRTRLTPRRTPRLPERRPPAPEFAWSGTDSADDPGPAADLWRRWRRHVLRRARARLADGTRNILLTLSTRARETTSAALPGTPLPGTPLSSTPLPGTPLSGTPLSGTTNRERAVSDA; encoded by the coding sequence TTGCATTCTCTGGACACACGCGTTCCCGCGGTCCTGCTGCGGATCGACCGGAATCCCTTTCACCACGGCACGCTGGGAGCGGTGCGCTCCCTCGGCCGCGACGGCGTGGAGGTGCACCTGGTGGCCGACGACGAGCACACCCCGGTCGCCCGCTCCCGCCACCTCCACCGCATGCACCCGCCACCGGCGCCCGCGGCCACCCCCGAGGACGTCCGCGCGGTCCTGCTGCGGGTCGCCGCCCGCGTCGGCCGCCCCGCCGTCCTGATCCCCCTGGACGACGCGGGCGCCCTCGCCGTCGACGCCGTCCGCGACGCCCTCGCCGACCGCTATCTGCTGCCCCGGCCCGCCCCCGGCCTGCCAGGACGCCTCGCCGACAAGGCCGCCCTCGCGGCCCTGTGCGCGCGCCTCGGCGTGGCGCACCCACCGACGGTCGCGCCCACGACACCCGCCGACGCGGCCGGGACGGTGACGGCCCTGGGCGCCCCGGTGGTGGCGAAGTGGAGCCGCCCCTGGCTGCTGCCCCGCGACAGCGGACTGCGCAGCGCCGTCCTGGTCCGCTCCCCGCGCGAGGCGGCGGACCTGCACGCACGCACCGCGACCGCGGGCAGCCGCCTGCTGCTCCAGGCGTACCTCCCCGGCGGCCCCGACGCCGATTGGTTCGTGCACGGGTACGTCGGCCGCGACGGCGAGGTGTTCGGCGGCGGGACGGGCCGCAAGCTCCGGGCCAGACCCCGCGCGGCCGGGCTCACGGCCGTCGGCGAGTGGGCGGACGACGCGGGCCTGTGGGCGCTGGCCCGGCGGCTGCTCGCCGGCCTCGGCTACCGGGGCGTGTTCGACCTGGACTTCCGCAGGGACGCCCGCACCGGCACGTACCACCTGCTCGACTTCAACCCGCGCCCCGGCGCCCAGTTCCGCCTCTTCGCCGACGGCTCGGGCACCGACGTGGTGCGCGCCGCCCACCTCGACCTGACGCACCGCCCGGTCCCGGCCGCCGCCCCGCTGCCGGGCCGCGCCTTCGTGGTGGAGAACTACGCGCCGCTGACGGCCCTGCGCACCCGGCTCACCCCGCGCCGCACCCCCCGGCTCCCGGAACGCAGGCCGCCCGCCCCGGAGTTCGCCTGGTCCGGCACCGACTCCGCCGACGACCCGGGCCCGGCCGCCGACCTGTGGCGCCGCTGGCGCCGCCACGTCCTGCGCCGCGCCCGCGCCCGGCTGGCGGACGGCACCCGGAACATCCTGCTGACGCTGTCCACCAGGGCACGGGAGACCACCTCCGCAGCCCTGCCCGGCACACCCCTGCCCGGCACACCGCTGTCCAGCACACCCCTGCCCGGCACACCGCTGTCCGGCACACCGCTGTCCGGCACGACGAACAGAGAGCGAGCGGTCTCCGATGCATGA
- a CDS encoding NAD(P)-binding domain-containing protein codes for MHDLLIVGAGPYGLSIAAHAAAAGLDVRVFGKPMASWRDHMPRGMFLKSEPWASDLSDPGARYGLAAYCAREGLRAEHGVPLPVEHFAAYGLWFAERAAPPVDERLIRSVRPRADGFAVTTADGETCHGRTVALAVGVMPFVEIPSLVRGLGPAHVSHSSHHADLRPLRDKDVTVLGAGQAALETAALLAEQGTRVRVLARAPQVRWNTLPPSLDRPWWQSARAPHSGLGCGWRNWFYAERPGLFRLLPEPTRARVCATALGPAGAWWVRDRVEGGTTAGAAGSGTAIEIVTGHRLTGARHHDGQVLLDTQGPEGAAVFETDHVLAATGFRALTHRIDVLDLGVRDTLRRLPDGSPYVDSAFETSLPGLFVAGLPTASSFGPAMRFVQGAGFTAARLVTGVRRRVRRLGSVPVARGAEAPDRSPYASGTPGH; via the coding sequence ATGCATGACCTGCTGATCGTGGGAGCGGGCCCCTACGGCCTGTCGATCGCCGCGCACGCCGCGGCGGCGGGCCTGGACGTACGCGTCTTCGGCAAGCCCATGGCTTCCTGGCGCGACCACATGCCCCGCGGCATGTTCCTGAAGTCCGAGCCCTGGGCCTCCGACCTCTCCGACCCCGGCGCCCGCTACGGCCTGGCCGCGTACTGCGCCCGCGAGGGCCTGCGCGCGGAGCACGGGGTCCCGCTGCCGGTCGAGCACTTCGCCGCGTACGGCCTGTGGTTCGCCGAGCGGGCCGCGCCACCGGTCGACGAGCGCCTGATCCGGTCGGTCCGCCCGCGCGCGGACGGCTTCGCCGTCACGACCGCCGACGGCGAGACCTGCCACGGCCGCACGGTGGCACTCGCCGTCGGCGTCATGCCGTTCGTCGAAATCCCCTCCCTGGTACGGGGCCTGGGCCCCGCCCACGTCTCGCACAGCAGCCACCACGCGGACCTGCGCCCCCTGCGCGACAAGGACGTCACGGTGCTCGGCGCGGGCCAGGCCGCCCTGGAGACGGCCGCGCTCCTCGCCGAACAGGGCACCCGCGTACGCGTCCTGGCGCGCGCCCCGCAGGTGCGCTGGAACACCTTGCCGCCCTCCCTCGACCGCCCCTGGTGGCAGTCGGCCCGCGCCCCGCACAGCGGCCTCGGCTGCGGCTGGCGCAACTGGTTCTACGCCGAACGCCCCGGCCTGTTCCGGCTGCTCCCGGAACCCACCCGCGCCCGTGTCTGCGCCACGGCCCTCGGCCCGGCGGGCGCCTGGTGGGTACGGGACCGTGTCGAGGGAGGGACGACGGCCGGGGCAGCGGGCTCAGGCACCGCGATCGAGATCGTCACCGGACACCGGCTGACCGGCGCCCGCCATCACGACGGCCAGGTGCTCCTGGACACCCAAGGACCGGAAGGCGCCGCGGTCTTCGAGACCGACCACGTCCTCGCGGCCACCGGCTTCCGCGCCCTGACCCACCGCATCGACGTGCTCGACCTGGGCGTCCGGGACACCCTGCGCCGACTCCCCGACGGATCCCCGTACGTGGACAGCGCGTTCGAGACCTCCCTGCCCGGTCTGTTCGTCGCCGGCCTGCCGACCGCGTCGAGCTTCGGCCCCGCGATGCGCTTCGTCCAGGGCGCGGGCTTCACGGCGGCACGTCTCGTCACGGGGGTCCGCCGGCGGGTGCGGCGCCTCGGCTCCGTACCGGTGGCACGCGGCGCCGAGGCCCCCGACAGGTCGCCGTACGCGAGCGGGACGCCCGGACACTGA
- a CDS encoding chaplin, with protein MRQALTKGVLSAAAATSILSLPGQSAFAAADAHGQAAGSPGFLSGNNVQAPLEVPLNVCGNSVNGVGVGNPAMGNSCAHTSSPTAERAPERAAPPQREAAPKPAPAPVPKPAPNPAPAPERAAPAPASVSAPAPAHAPAQKPATEPETPAPADDGGTGAHGEASHSPGVLAGNLLSAPFDVPINACGNAVEVVAALSGTTGNKCGQAPEEAPPEPEPHVPPVKPERPVEQVTPPEPPRAPRTVPRAPEFLQASTAARPPRPAVRAEAPEHVDQLAATGMDQNALAAAAAGAGLLVGGALLYRRGRSTS; from the coding sequence TTGCGACAGGCCCTCACCAAAGGGGTGCTCTCGGCGGCGGCCGCGACGAGCATCCTGTCCCTGCCCGGCCAGTCCGCGTTCGCCGCAGCCGATGCGCACGGACAGGCCGCGGGCTCGCCCGGCTTCTTGTCGGGCAACAACGTGCAAGCCCCGCTCGAGGTGCCGCTGAACGTCTGCGGCAACTCGGTGAACGGCGTGGGCGTGGGAAACCCGGCCATGGGCAACTCGTGCGCGCACACCTCGTCCCCGACCGCCGAACGGGCACCGGAACGTGCCGCCCCGCCACAGCGCGAGGCCGCGCCGAAGCCCGCGCCCGCGCCCGTGCCGAAGCCCGCGCCCAACCCCGCGCCCGCCCCGGAGCGCGCGGCCCCCGCGCCCGCCTCGGTCTCCGCCCCGGCCCCGGCCCACGCGCCCGCGCAGAAGCCCGCGACCGAGCCGGAGACCCCGGCACCCGCGGACGACGGCGGCACCGGCGCCCACGGCGAGGCGTCCCACTCGCCCGGCGTGCTGGCGGGCAACCTCCTCTCGGCACCGTTCGACGTGCCGATCAACGCGTGCGGCAACGCCGTCGAGGTCGTCGCGGCGCTCTCCGGGACCACCGGCAACAAGTGCGGCCAGGCGCCCGAGGAGGCGCCCCCGGAGCCCGAGCCGCACGTGCCGCCGGTCAAGCCCGAGCGTCCCGTCGAGCAGGTCACGCCGCCCGAGCCGCCGCGCGCGCCGCGCACCGTGCCCAGGGCGCCGGAGTTCCTCCAGGCCTCCACGGCCGCCCGGCCGCCGCGTCCCGCCGTGCGCGCCGAGGCGCCGGAGCACGTCGACCAGCTCGCCGCGACCGGCATGGACCAGAACGCCCTCGCGGCCGCCGCGGCCGGCGCCGGGCTGCTGGTCGGCGGGGCGCTCCTCTACCGGCGCGGACGCAGCACGTCCTGA
- a CDS encoding chaplin, whose amino-acid sequence MKLKKSATVIAGAVLALSFGAPAFADAGADGVAAHSPGVLSGNLVQVPVHVPVNVCGNSADFLALLNPAFGNTCVND is encoded by the coding sequence GTGAAGCTCAAGAAGAGCGCAACCGTCATCGCTGGTGCTGTCCTGGCACTGAGCTTCGGTGCCCCGGCATTCGCCGACGCGGGTGCCGACGGTGTGGCTGCCCACTCCCCGGGTGTCCTTTCCGGCAACCTCGTGCAGGTTCCCGTCCACGTTCCCGTCAACGTGTGCGGCAACAGCGCCGACTTCCTCGCGCTGCTGAACCCGGCGTTCGGCAACACCTGCGTCAACGACTGA